In the genome of Variovorax sp. PAMC26660, the window TTGCCGTCGATGCACTGGGCAAGGACAAGGTGCGCGCGGTGATGATGCCTTCGCCTTACACCGCCGACATCAGCTGGATCGACGCGCGCGACATGGCGGGCAGGCTGGGTGTGCGCTACGACGAAATCTCGATCAGGCACACCTTCGAGTCGTTCAAGGATGCGCTGGCCGGGGAGTTCAAGGGCCGTCCCGAGGACACAGCCGAGGAGAACATCCAGGCCCGCATCCGCGGCACGCTGCTGATGGGACTGTCGAACAAGTTCGGATCGATCGTGCTGACCACCGGCAACAAGAGCGAGATGGCCACCGGCTACTGCACGCTCTACGGCGACATGGCTGGCGGCTTCGCGGTCATCAAGGACCTGCTCAAGACCACCGTGTTCGCCCTGGCGCGCTGGCGCAATGCCCACGATCCGTACGGCACCGGCACGGAGCCGATTCCCGAGCGCATCATCACGCGCCCACCGAGCGCGGAGCTGCGGCCCGACCAGACCGACCAGGACAGTCTGCCGCCCTACGACATCCTCGACGGCATCCTGGCACGCTACATGCAGGACGACGAGGGCATCGACGAGATCATTGCCGCGGGCTACGACCGCGCGGTGGTCGAACGGGTTGCGCGGCTCATCAGGATCAACGAATACAAGCGGCGCCAGGCGCCGGTAGGCATCCGGGTCACCCATCGAAGCTTCGGCAAGGATTGGCGTTACCCTATCACCAGCAAATTCAACGAAACCGCCGGAGCACAAAACCCATGAAGCAGATCACCGCCATCGTCAAACCCTTCAAGCTCGAGGACGTGCGCGAGGCCTTGGCCGAAGTGGGCGTCACCGGCCTGACCGTGACCGAGGTCAAGGGCTTCGGCCGCCAGAAGGGCCACACCGAGCTTTACCGCGGCGCCGAGTATGTGGTCGACTTCTTGCCCAAGATGAAGGTCGAGGTGGTCGTCAACGAGGGCGACGTGGAGCGCTGCATCGAAGCCATCGTCAATTCCGCACGCACCGGGAAGATCGGCGACGGGAAGATTTTTGTCACCGCCGTCGAGCGCATCGTGCGCATTCGCACCGGCGAAGAGAACGAAAACGCGGTCTGACAAGGCACAAAGCCCCCTCGCGGGGGCTTTGCCGTTGAAGACTGGCGTCAAAGGTTTTCCGACAGCCTGTCTTCTCGCGGATGCAGCGGCACTTCAGCACGCAATGCCGTCAGCAGTTCGGTGGCGTTGGTGCCTGTGCGGATCAGGTCCATCTGCCATTCGCCCATGAAGCCCTCGCGCACGCTGTGCGCCAGGAAGCCCAGCAGTCCGTCGTAGTAGCCGGCGGTGTTGAGGATGCCGGTCGGCTTGTCGTGATAGCCGAGCTGGCGCCAGGTCCAGATCTCGAACAATTCCTCGAAGGTGCCGATGCCGCCCGGCAGCGCCACGAAGGCATCGGCGCGCTCGCCCATCATGGCCTTGCGCTCGTGCATGGTGTCGACCACATGCAACTCGTCGCACAGCGGATTGGCCAGTTCCTTGTCGACCAGCGCCTTGGGAATGATGCCAACCACACGGCCACCGGCGAGGCGGGTGGCTTCGGCCACCGTGCCCATCAGGCCGGTGCGACCGCCGCCGTAGACCAGTTGGCCGCCGTGCTGGCCGATCCATTGGCCAACCGCTTGCGCAGCCTGGGAAAACTCGGGGCGCTCGCCGGGACGAGAGCCGCAATACACACAGATCGAAAATTCAGGATTCATCCCGCCATCATGCCGCAGCCGGCAGGCCTTCTCATGACATGAAGCGCTGCCACAACGCTGCAATCCAGATGCCCCCGCACAGCGTGAGAGACAGCAGCACTGCGGCGCTGCCCATGTCCTTGGCGCGCTTGGAGAGGTCGTGCCATTCGGGGCCGATACGGTCGATGGCGGCTTCCACGGCGGTGTTGAGCAGCTCCACGATCATCACCAGCATCGCGCTGCCGGCAAGCAACGCCACCTCGACCCAACTGCGCCCCAGCCAGAAAGAGATCGGGATCATCACGATCGACAGAACGGCTTCCTGGCGGAAGGCGGGCTCGCTCCAGCCGGCGCGCAGACCGTGCAGCGAGATCAGCGTGGCGTGCCAGACGCGCTCGAAACCCTTGCGGGCCTTCTGCGGGTTGACGGCGGGATCGGGAAGATTGGGCAAGGCACTCATCGGCGGCTCATCGGTTGGGAGGTGACAAGCCGTGTACCGGCCCAGGCGTCGTGCCAAAACTGGCGGTCGGGATGAAAGCGGGAAAGCAGGGCCCAGACGGCGACCCAGCCGAAGATCAGGAGCGTCGATTTGCCGCCCGACAGCTTGAAGGGGGCGATGGCAGCCAGCGGCGGCAGGAACCAGACCCAGCTCAGCAGGTAGCGCGCCAGGGCGCGGCGCTGGCTGACAGGGTGGCTGTGGACATCGACGATGCGGATGTTCCAGGTTTTCATCGCGAGTGTCTGGCCCTTGGCCCAGAACCAGACGAAGTACACGCCGAACACCACGAACAGGAAGGCCTGGAACAGGTGCCGGCGCGAGTCCATGGCGTCACGCATCTGGCCCAGCGTACTGAACAGCCAGCCCGAAACGAACACCACCGCAAAGAGCAGCATGCCTTCATAAAGCCAGCAGGCCATACGGCGCCACAGGCTGGGCACTATCGAAACAGGAGCGCTGGTTGAAGGAGAGGCGGGCGAAACGGGCTGATTGGATCCCGAAGCCTCGGGCGTATTGGAAACCATCGAAGCCTTGGGTCAGGGAGCGGAAGAAGGCGGCTCGATCGCCGAGGAGGGCGCTGGCACCTGGGCTTCGGCCGGGACCGGTGGGGACGTGATGTTGGCGGGTGCCGGCGCTGCGGGCACGATGGCGACTGCGGGCGAAGTCGTCGCTGGCGTGCGTTCCGGCGGGGTTGCAACCATGATCGTCGACGGGGCGGGCGGCGGCGGCGGTGCCAGCAGGATTCTTGGCGTGTGTTGGCCGCCAGGCGTGACGGCCGGCACGGGCACGAGCTTCTGCGAGGAAACCGGTCGCACCGGAATGGCCGCACCGCGTGGCTTGGCCGGTGCGCGCTCCGCGAGCTTGCGCTTTTCTTCTTCACTCAAGGCCTGGTACTGCTCCCATTTGGCCTTGCGCTCATCGGCCGGGATGCGTTTGACCTCGGCGAAATTCAGGCGCGCCTGCGTGCGCTGCTGGTTGCTCAGGGCGGCCCATTCGATCATGCGGCTGTGCAGCGTGACCTGGTCATCGGCCGACATGCTGGCGTAGTTGCGCGACAGCGCCAGCCACTTGCGCTTTTGCCCCGCATTCAGCGTGTTCCAGTGAGGAACCAGCGGCTTCAGGGCTTGTTGCTGTTCTGCGGTGAGCTCGCTCCAGAGCGGCTTGGTGGGCGAGATGGCCTTGGGGCTGGTGGCTGCCGCGGAAGAGGCGGCCGATGCCGGGCTGCCCATGGCCTTGACCGCCGCCTCGGGGCGGGGCTGGGCGCTGGCAAGCGTCAGGCCGAAGGCCGCGACTGCAAGCGCACCCGCCCAAACGACTGCGCCCGCCGGGAGCGGGCGCAACGGGCGAGGGGTGTTCGCGCTGGGGGAAGGGCGGCGTCGCATTCGTTCGGTGAAAGTTCAGTCGGAGGCGCTGTCGGCCTTCAGGAATTGGGCAAAACCGGGGTCGGTGTAGGCGGCAGGAGGCAGATCGCCGGTCAGGAGCGCGGAATCCACTTCGGCCAGCTCGGTGGCGCGGTCATCGTCTTGCATCACGCTGATGGTGATGAGCCCGGCCACGAGCGCGATCAGCGGCACCACAGAGCCGATGCGCGTCCACCAGCTGCCACCCAGCGTGAGCGTGCGGCCCGACTGCACCACGACAGGCGCAGTTCGCAACTGCGGAGGCAGCTTGCGCGAGGCCACGGCCTGCGCACGGGCCACACGCAGGCGTTCGCCGATGTCGTGCGACAACTCGCGGTTGCCGGTCGACAGGCGGGCAGCCAGGCGCTGACCGAACTGGTCTTCGGCGGCGGATGAAGAGGTTGGAACCTTAGTGTTCATAGCGATATTCCCTTGGCCTTGAGCGCCTTGCTGAGAGCGTGAACGGCTCGCGAACAATGGGTTTTGACACTGCCTTCGGAGCAACCCATCGCTGCGGCCGTCTCGGCGACGTCCATTTCCTCCCAGTAACGCATCAGGAAAGCCTCGCGTTGACGGCCCGGCAGCGCCGCGATCTGTTCCTCGATCTCGTGGAAGACCTGGGCGCGGCGGGTCGTGTCTTCGGCACTCTCCGTTTCCCTAGAGTCGGTGGGCGAGACGAAGTTCTCCAGCAGGTCGAAATCGCCGTCGTCGTCGACCGATTCGAAGTCGCTGAGGTTCGAGAAGAGGGCGCGGCGGGTTTTCTGGCGGCGGAACCAATCGAGCGTGCAGTTCGACAGGATGCGCTGGAACAGCATCGGCAGCTCGTTGATCGGCTTGTCGCCGTAGTGCTGCGCCAGCTTCATCATGCTGTCCTGCACGATATCGAGCGCCGCTTCTTCGTCCCGCACGTGATAGACCGAGCGCTTGAAAGCGCGTCGTTCGACGCTTTTCAGGAAGTCGGAGAGTTCTTGTTCAGTGGCCAAGCGAGAGAGGGCGCAGGGCGCGCCGCGTGGGGAGGAGGTGTCTAGCGATCGCGTATGTTTACCGCCGACGATTATGCCTTTGTGTCTTTACACGACAGCTGAAGCGAAGCTGAACGCCCGGAAATGTCATAATCCGCGCTGCAAGTCAAAAGGCAAACGGGTCAAGGTCCGGCGGAACATCAGTCCGCTCATGGCTATGGCCTCAAGTCCTGGC includes:
- a CDS encoding DUF3106 domain-containing protein; the encoded protein is MRPLPAGAVVWAGALAVAAFGLTLASAQPRPEAAVKAMGSPASAASSAAATSPKAISPTKPLWSELTAEQQQALKPLVPHWNTLNAGQKRKWLALSRNYASMSADDQVTLHSRMIEWAALSNQQRTQARLNFAEVKRIPADERKAKWEQYQALSEEEKRKLAERAPAKPRGAAIPVRPVSSQKLVPVPAVTPGGQHTPRILLAPPPPPAPSTIMVATPPERTPATTSPAVAIVPAAPAPANITSPPVPAEAQVPAPSSAIEPPSSAP
- a CDS encoding TIGR00730 family Rossman fold protein; amino-acid sequence: MNPEFSICVYCGSRPGERPEFSQAAQAVGQWIGQHGGQLVYGGGRTGLMGTVAEATRLAGGRVVGIIPKALVDKELANPLCDELHVVDTMHERKAMMGERADAFVALPGGIGTFEELFEIWTWRQLGYHDKPTGILNTAGYYDGLLGFLAHSVREGFMGEWQMDLIRTGTNATELLTALRAEVPLHPREDRLSENL
- a CDS encoding RDD family protein is translated as MVSNTPEASGSNQPVSPASPSTSAPVSIVPSLWRRMACWLYEGMLLFAVVFVSGWLFSTLGQMRDAMDSRRHLFQAFLFVVFGVYFVWFWAKGQTLAMKTWNIRIVDVHSHPVSQRRALARYLLSWVWFLPPLAAIAPFKLSGGKSTLLIFGWVAVWALLSRFHPDRQFWHDAWAGTRLVTSQPMSRR
- a CDS encoding RNA polymerase sigma factor, coding for MATEQELSDFLKSVERRAFKRSVYHVRDEEAALDIVQDSMMKLAQHYGDKPINELPMLFQRILSNCTLDWFRRQKTRRALFSNLSDFESVDDDGDFDLLENFVSPTDSRETESAEDTTRRAQVFHEIEEQIAALPGRQREAFLMRYWEEMDVAETAAAMGCSEGSVKTHCSRAVHALSKALKAKGISL
- a CDS encoding P-II family nitrogen regulator; this encodes MKQITAIVKPFKLEDVREALAEVGVTGLTVTEVKGFGRQKGHTELYRGAEYVVDFLPKMKVEVVVNEGDVERCIEAIVNSARTGKIGDGKIFVTAVERIVRIRTGEENENAV
- a CDS encoding diacylglycerol kinase, which codes for MSALPNLPDPAVNPQKARKGFERVWHATLISLHGLRAGWSEPAFRQEAVLSIVMIPISFWLGRSWVEVALLAGSAMLVMIVELLNTAVEAAIDRIGPEWHDLSKRAKDMGSAAVLLSLTLCGGIWIAALWQRFMS
- a CDS encoding DUF3619 family protein codes for the protein MNTKVPTSSSAAEDQFGQRLAARLSTGNRELSHDIGERLRVARAQAVASRKLPPQLRTAPVVVQSGRTLTLGGSWWTRIGSVVPLIALVAGLITISVMQDDDRATELAEVDSALLTGDLPPAAYTDPGFAQFLKADSASD